The Streptomyces sp. cg36 genomic interval ATTCGGAGACCAAGTAATCATGAGCAAGATCCTCATCCGTGGTGCGAAGGTGCTGGGCGGCGAGGTCCAGGACGTCCTGATCGACGGCGAGACGATCGCGGCCGTCGGCAGCGGGCTCTCCGACGAGGGCGCCCGGGTGATCGAGGCCGACGGGCAGGTCCTGCTGCCGGGCCTGGTCGACCTCCACACCCATCTGCGCGAGCCGGGCCGCGAGGACTCCGAGACGGTGCTGACCGGCACCCAGGCCGCCGCCCGCGGCGGCTACACCTCGGTGTTCGCCATGGCCAACACCTTCCCGGTCGCCGACACCGCGGGCGTCGTCGAGCAGGTCTGGCGCCTCGGCCGCGAGCACGGCTACTGCGACGTGCAGCCCATCGGCGCCGTCACCGTCGGCCTGGAGGGCAAGCAGCTCGCCGAGCTCGGCGCGATGCACGACTCGGCCGCCGGGGTCACCGTCTTCTCCGACGACGGCAAGTGCGTCGACGACGCCGTGATCATGCGCCGCGCCCTGGAGTACGTGAAGGCGTTCGGCGGCGTCGTCGCCCAGCACGCCCAGGAGCCGCGCCTCACCGAGGGCGCCCAGATGAACGAGGGCGTCGTCTCCGCCGAGCTGGGCCTGGGCGGCTGGCCCGCCGTCGCCGAGGAGTCGATCATCGCCCGGGACGTCCTGCTCGCCGAGCACGTCGGCTCCCGGGTGCACATCTGCCACCTCTCCACGGCCGGCTCGGTCGAGATCGTCCGCTGGGCCAAGTCGCGCGGCATCGACGTCACCGCCGAGGTCACCCCGCACCACCTGCTCCTCACCGACGAGCTGGTCCGCTCGTACAACCCGGTCTACAAGGTGAACCCGCCGCTGCGCACCGAGGCCGACGTCATGGCGCTGCGCGAGGCGCTCGCGGACGGCACGATCGACATCGTCGCCACCGACCACGCCCCGCACCCGCACGAGGACAAGGACTGCGAGTGGGCCGCGGCGGCCATGGGCATGGTGGGCCTGGAGACGGCGCTCTCCGTCGTCCAGCACACGATGGTCGACTCGGGGCTGATGAACTGGGCGGACGTCGCCGACCGGATGTCCTTCAAGCCCGCCCGGATCGGCAACGCCGACGACCACGGCCGCCCCGTCTCGGCAGGCGAGCCCGCCAACCTGACGCTGGTGGATCCGGCATACCGTGGTCCCGTGAACCCCGCGGGCTTCGCCTCCCGCAGCCGCAACACCCCCTATGAGGGCCGTGAGCTGCCGGGACGCGTCACCCACACCTTCCTGCGGGGCAGGGCGACGGTCGCGGACGGGAAGCTGGCATGACACCTGCACTCTTCAATCTCGGCGTGAGCGCGCTGGCGGCCGAGCAGAAGTCGGCCGAGGTGACGCACTGGGGGGCCCGGATCGCCTGGGTCGTCGGCGTGCTGATCTTCGTCGGCTTCGTCTACTGGTTGATGCGCCAGGGCTGGAAGTGGCGCGGCACCCTCCAGTCGGACCTGCCGGAGCTGCCCGCCGTGCCCAAGGCGACCGGTCCGGCGACACTGAGCATGAGCGGGCGCTACCACGGCTCCACCACGGCCGGGCAGTGGCTCGACCGGATCGTCGCGCACGGCCTGGGCGTGCGCAGCAGGGCCGAGCTCACCCTGTCGGCCGAGGGCGTGCACGTCGTACGGCCCGGGGCGAACGACTTCTTCATCCCGGCCGAGGCGCTGCGCGAGGCCAGGTCCGAGAAGGCGATCGCCGGAAAGGTCCTCCCGGAGGGCGGCCTGCTGGTCGTCACCTGGGCCCACGGCGACAAGCTGATCGACTCCGGCTTCCGATCCGACCGGGCGTCCGAGCACGCCGCCTGGATCGAGGCCATCAACTCCATGAACCACCCCACCACCACGACGGAAGGCGCCGCACGATGACGACCTCCACCAGGGGAGCCGCCAGGGTTCCCGCAGTCCTCGTCCTGGAGGACGGCCGTACGTTCCACGGCCGTGCCTACGGGGCCGTGGGGGTGACCTTCGGCGAGGCCGTCTTCTCCACCGGTATGACCGGCTACCAGGAGACCCTCACCGACCCGTCGTACCACCGCCAGGTCGTCGTGATGACCGCGCCGCACGTCGGCAACACCGGCGTCAACGACGAGGACCCCGAGTCGGGGCGCATCTGGGTCGCCGGCTACGTCGTGCGCGACCCCGCCCGCGTCGCCTCCAACTGGCGCTCGCAGCGCTCGCTGGACGAGGAGCTGCGCCGCCAGGGCGTCGTCGGGATCTCCGGCATCGACACCCGCGCCCTCACCCGCCATCTGCGCGAGCGCGGCGCGATGCGCGTCGGCATCTTCTCCGGCAACGCGCTGCCCGACGAGGGCACCATGCTGACCGAGGTCCGCCAGGCCCCCGAGATGCAGGGCGCGGACCTCTCCGCCGAGGTCGCCACCAAGGAGGCGTACGTCGTCCCGGCGATCGGCGAGAAGAAGTTCACCGTCGCCGCCGTGGACCTCGGCATCAAGGGCATGACCCCGCACCGGATGGCCGAGCGCGGCATCGAGGTGCACGTGCTGCCCGCCACCGCCACCGTGGAGGACGTGTACGCGGTCTCCCCGGACGGCGTGTTCTTCTCCAACGGCCCGGGCGACCCGGCCACCGCCGACGGCCCCGTCGCCGTCATGAAGGCCGTCCTGGAGCGCAGGACCCCGCTCTTCGGCATCTGCTTCGGCAACCAGATCCTCGGCCGCGCCCTCGGCTTCGGCACCTACAAGCTGAAGTACGGCCACCGGGGCATCAACCAGCCCGTGCAGGACCGTACGACCGGCAAGGTCGAGGTCACCGCGCACAACCACGGCTTCGCCGTCGACGCGCCCCTCGACAAGGTCTCCGAGACCCCCTTCGGCCGCGCCGAGGTCTCCCACGTCTGCCTGAACGACCAGGTCGTGGAGGGCCTCCAGCTGCTCGACCAGCCTGCCTTCTCCGTCCAGTACCACCCCGAAGCGGCTGCCGGCCCGCACGACGCCGCGTACCTCTTCGACCGCTTCGTATCCCTGATGGAGGCCGAGCGTGCCTAAGCGCACCGATATCCAGTCCGTCCTGGTCATCGGCTCCGGCCCGATCGTCATCGGCCAGGCAGCGGAGTTCGACTACTCCGGCACGCAGGCGTGCCGGGTGCTCAAGGCCGAGGGCCTGCGGGTCATCCTGGTGAACTCCAACCCGGCCACGATCATGACCGACCCGGAGATCGCCGACGCCACCTACGTCGAGCCGATCACCCCCGAGTTCGTCGAGAAGATCATCGCCAAGGAGCGCCCGGACGCGCTGCTTCCCACCCTCGGCGGCCAGACCGCGCTCAACACCGCGATCTCCATGCACGAGCAGGGTGTGCTGGAGAAGTACGGTGTCGAGCTGATCGGCGCCAATGTCGAGGCGATCAACAAGGGCGAGGACCGCGACCTCTTCAAGGGCGTCGTGGAGGCCGTCAAGGCCAAGATCGGCTACGGCGAGTCCGCCCGCTCGGTCATCTGCCACTCCATGGACGACGTCCTCAAGGGCGTCGAGACGCTGGGCGGCTACCCGGTCGTGGTGCGCCCGTCCTTCACCATGGGCGGCGCCGGTTCCGGTTTCGCGCACGACGAGGAGGAGCTGCGCCGCATCGCCGGCCAGGGCCTGACGCTCTCCCCGACCACCGAGGTGCTCCTGGAGGAGTCCATCCTCGGCTGGAAGGAGTACGAGCTGGAGCTGATGCGCGACACCAAGGACAACGTGGTGGTCGTCTGCTCCATCGAGAACTTCGACCCCATGGGCGTGCACACCGGTGACTCCATCACCGTCGCCCCGGCTATGACGCTGACCGACCGCGAGTACCAGCGGCTGCGGGACATCGGCATCGCGATCATCCGCGAGGTCGGTGTCGACACCGGCGGCTGCAACATCCAGTTCGCCATCGACCCCACCGACGGCCGGGTCATCGTCATCGAGATGAACCCGCGCGTCTCGCGCTCCTCGGCCCTGGCGTCCAAGGCGACCGGCTTCCCGATCGCGAAGATCGCGGCCAAGCTCGCCATCGGCTACACGCTGGACGAGGTCCCGAACGACATCACGGAGAAGACCCCGGCCTCGTTCGAGCCGACCCTGGACTACGTGGTGGTCAAGGCCCCGCGGTTCGCCTTCGAGAAGTTCCCGAGCGCCGACTCGACCCTCACCACGACCATGAAGTCGGTCGGCGAGGCGATGGCGATCGGCCGCAACTTCACCGAGGCGCTGCAGAAGGCGCTGCGCTCGCTGGAGAAGAAGGGCTCGCAGTTCACCTTCGTGGGCGAGGTCGGCGAGAAGGCCGAGCTGCTGCGCGAGGCGGTGCGCCCCACCGACGGCCGCATCAACACCGTGATGCAGGCGATCCGCGCGGGCGCCACCCCCGAGGAGGTCTTCGACGCCACGAGGATCGACCCGTGGTTCGTCGACCAGCTCTTCCTGATCAAGGAGATCGCCGACGAGCTGACCGACGCCGACAAGCTGGAGCCGGCCCTGCTGGCCGAGGCCAAGCGGCACGGCTTCTCCGACGCCCAGATCGCCGAGATCCGGGGCCTGCGCGAGGACGTGGTGCGCGAGGTCCGCCACGCGCTGGGCGTGCGCCCGGTCTACAAGACGGTCGACACCTGCGCGGCGGAGTTCGCGGCGAAGACCCCGTACTTCTACTCCTCCTACGACGAGGAGTCCGAGGTCGCCCCGCGCACCCGGCCCGCCGTGATCATCCTGGGCTCCGGCCCGAACCGCATCGGCCAGGGCATCGAGTTCGACTACTCCTGTGTCCACGCCTCCTTCGCGCTGAGCGAGGCGGGCTACGAGACGGTGATGGTCAACTGCAACCCGGAGACCGTCTCCACCGACTACGACACCTCCGACCGCCTCTACTTCGAGCCGCTGACCCTCGAGGACGTGCTGGAGATCGTGCACGCCGAGTCGCTGGCCGGCCCGATCGCGGGCGTGGTGGTCCAGCTCGGCGGCCAGACCCCGCTGGGCCTGGCGCAGGCGCTCAAGGACAACGGCGTGCCCGTGGTGGGCACCTCCCCGGAGGCCATCCACGCCGCCGAGGACCGCGGCGCCTTCGGCCGCGTCCTGGCGGAGGCCGGGCTGCCCGCCCCGAAGCACGGCACCGCCACCACCTTCGCGGGTGCGAAGGCGATCGCGGACGAGATCGGCTACCCGGTGCTGGTGCGCCCCTCGTACGTGCTGGGCGGACGGGGCATGGAGATCGTCTACGACGAGACCCGCCTGGAGTCCTACATCGCCGAGTCCACCGAGATCAGCCCGACCCGGCCGGTCCTGGTCGACCGGTTCCTGGACGACGCGATCGAGATCGACGTGGACGCCCTCTACGACGGCACCGAGCTCTACCTCGGCGGCGTCATGGAGCACATCGAGGAGGCCGGCATCCACTCCGGCGACTCGGCGTGCGCGCTGCCCCCGATCACGCTCGGCGGCTTCGACATCAAGCGGCTGCGCGCCTCCACCGAGGCCATCGCCAAGGGCGTCGGCGTGCGCGGTCTGATCAACATCCAGTTCGCGATGGCGGGGGACATCCTCTACGTCCTGGAGGCCAACCCGCGCGCCTCGCGGACCGTCCCCTTCACCTCGAAGGCGACCGCGGTGCCGCTGGCCAAGGCCGCCGCCCGCATCTCGCTGGGCGCCACCGTCGCCCAGCTGCGCGAGGAGGGCCTGCTGCCGAAGAACGGCGACGGCGGCACCCTGCCGCTGGACGCGCCGATCTCCGTCAAGGAGGCCGTGATGCCGTGGAGCCGCTTCCGCGACGTCCACGGCCGCGGCGTGGACACCGTCCTGGGCCCGGAGATGCGCTCCACCGGCGAGGTCATGGGCATCGACTCCGTCTTCGGCACCGCCTACGCCAAGTCGCAGGCCGGGGCGTACGGCCCGCTGCCCACCAAGGGCCGCGCGTTCATCTCGGTCGCCAACCGCGACAAGCGCACGATGATCTTCCCGGCGCGCGAGCTGGTCGCCCACGGCTTCGAGCTCCTGGCCACCTCCGGCACCGCCGAGGTGCTGCGCCGCAACGGCATCAACGCCACCGTGGTGCGCAAGCTCAGCGAGGGCGAGGGCCCGCAGGGCGAGAAGACGATCGTCCAGCTGATCCACGACGGCCAGGTCGACCTGATCGTCAACACCCCGTACGGCACCGGCGGCCGGCTCGACGGCTACGAGATCCGTACCGCGGCGGTGGCCCGCAGCGTCCCCTGCCTCACCACGGTCCAGGCGCTCGCCGCCGCCGTCCAGGGCATCGACGCGCTCAACCGCGGTGACGTGGGAGTGCGTTCGCTCCAGGAACACGCGGAGCACCTGACCGCGGCCCGCGACTAGCAGACGCCCGAGGGGGACACCGGAAACGGTGTCCCCCTCCGCATGAGGACTACGACATGTACAAGCTCTTCTTCCACCTGGTCTTCAAGCGGATGGACCCGGAGCAGGCCCACCACCTGGCCTTCCGCTGGATCCGTCTGGCGGCCCGGATCCCCGTCCTGCGCACCTTCGTCGCGGCGGCGCTCGCGCCCCGGTACCGCGAGCTGCGCACCGAGGCGCTCGGCCTGCGCATGCACGGCCCGTTCGGCCTGGCGGCCGGCTTCGACAAGAACGCCGTGGCCGTCGACGGCATGGCGATGCTGGGCTTCGACCACGTCGAGATCGGCACCGTCACCGGCGAGCCCCAGCCCGGCAACCCCAAGAAGCGGCTGTTCCGGCTGGTCCAGGACCGCGCGCTGATCAACCGCATGGGCTTCAACAACGAGGGCTCGGCGGCCGTGGCCGAGCGCCTGGCGGCCCGCGAGGCGGTCTTCCGCACGACGGTCGGCGTCAACATCGGCAAGACCAAGGTCGTCCCCGAGGAGGACGCCGCCGCCGACTACGTGAAGTCGACCGAGCGGCTCGCCGCGCACGCCGACTACCTGGTCGTCAACGTCTCCTCGCCCAACACGCCCGGACTGCGCAACCTCCAGGCGACCGAGTCGCTGCGCCCGCTGCTCACCGCGGTGCGCGAGGCCGCCGACCGCACGGTCACCGATCGCCGGGTCCCGCTGCTCGTCAAGATCGCCCCGGACCTCGCCGACGAGGACGTGGACGCGGTCGCCGACCTGGCCGTCGAGCTCGGCCTGGACGGCATCATCGCCACCAACACCACCATCGCCCGCGAGGGCCTCGGCCTGAAGTCCGACCCGGCCCTGGTGAAGGAGACCGGCGGACTCTCCGGCGCGCCCCTCAAGGAGCGCTCCCTGGAGGTCCTGGGCCGCCTCTACGCGCGCGTGGGCGACGAGATCACCCTGATCGGCGTCGGCGGCATCGAGACGGCCGAGGACGCCTGGCAGCGCATCCTCGCGGGCGCCACCCTGGTCCAGGGCTACAGCGCCTTCATCTACCAGGGCCCCTTCTGGGGCCGGGCGATCCACAAGGGCCTCGCGGCCCGGCTCGCCGCCTCCCCGTACGCCACCCTCGCCGAGGCCGTCGGCGCCGAGACCCGAAAGGCGAACGCATGAGCACCAGCACCCCGGAGCCCTTCGGCGCCCGGCTGCGCCGGGCCATGGACGAGCGCGGCCCGCTCTGCGTCGGCATCGACCCGCACGCCTCGCTCCTGGCGGACTGGGGGCTCTCCGACGACATCGACGGCCTGGAGCGGTTCTCCCGCACGGTCGTGGAGGCCCTGGCCGACCAGGTGGCCGTCTTCAAGCCGCAGGTGGCCTTCTTCGAGCGGTTCGGCTCGCGCGGCGTCGCGGTCCTGGAGCGGACCGTGGCGGACGCCCGGGAGGCCGGCACGCTGGTCCTGATGGACGCCAAGCGCGGTGACATCGGCTCCACCATGGCCGCCTACGCCGAGGCGTTCCTGCGCCCCGGCTCGCCGCTCCTCTCGGACGCGCTCACCGTCTCGCCCTACCTCGGCTACGGCTCGCTGGGGCCCGCCGTGGAGCTGGCCCGGGAGACCGGGGCCGGGCTGTTCGTGCTGGCCCTGACCTCCAACCCGGAGGGCGCGGAGGTGCAGCGGGCGGTGCGCGAGGACGGCCGCAGCATCGGCGCGACCATGCTGGCCCACCTGGCGGACGAGAACGCGGACGCGGCCCCGATGGGCTCCTTCGGCGCCGTCGTGGGGGCCACCCTGGGCGATCTGTCGACGTTCGACCTGGACATCAACGGGCCGCTGCTGGCCCCCGGCATCGGGGCGCAGGGCGCGACCGCCGCGGACCTGCCCGCGGTCTTCGGCGCGGCCGTCGCCAACGTGGTGCCGAACGTCAGCCGGGGTGTTCTGCGTCACGGTCCCGACCTCGCGGGCCTGCGGGGTTCGGCGGCCCGGTTCGCGGACGAGATCCGCGCGGCGGTGGCGTCGGTCTGACGCCGCCGGGGTGCGGGTTGCGGCCACGCGCGGCAAACGTTGACGCATTCCTTACCCAAAACCCGGGTGTTATGTCGCGAATGTCCTGGTCGGCACAGGCTGACCAGGACTTTTCGTCTGTTCTCGCTGACGGGAGCGGTTGTGGCCGCTAGTCTCCGACGAGAGCAGGGGTGAGCGCACGTGCTTCGTGCGTCGCTCGTTGCTCGCCTGGTGTGGGGCGACTAGGTTCCTCACCGGTCCGTATCCGACAGTTCGACATCCGAGGTGACGTAGGCGTGGCTCTTCCGCCCCTTACCCCTGAACAGCGCGCAGCCGCGCTCGAAAAGGCCGCCGCGGCTCGCCGGGAGCGGGCCGAGGTCAAGAATCGACTCAAGCACTCCGGTGCCTCCCTCCACGACGTGATCCAGCAGGGTCAGAAGAACGACGTCATCGGCAAGATGAAGGTCTCCGCCCTCCTCGAGTCCCTGCCCGGCGTGGGCAAGGTCCGCGCCAAGCAGATCATGGAGCGCCTGGGGATCTCCGAGAGCCGCCGTGTGCGGGGTCTCGGCTCCAACCAGATCGCATCCCTTGAGCGCGAGTTCGGCGGCGCCGGGGCCTGACGTCCCGGGCACCCCCGGGAAGCTGGAATAATCGCTGCATGGCAGCAACACCCCGGGGGTCATCCCCCGTACCCCCGGACGCACGTCCGCGGCTGACCGTGCTCTCCGGCCCCTCCGGGGTCGGCAAGAGCACGGTCGTCGCCCATATGCGCAAGGTTCACCCCGAGGTATGGCTCTCGGTGTCGGCGACGACCCGCAAGCCGCGCCCCGGCGAACGCAACGGCGTCCACTACTTCTTCGTGGACGACGAGGAATTCGACAAGCTGGTCGCCAACGGCGATCTGCTGGAGTGGGCCGAATTCGCGGGCAACCGCTACGGCACGCCCCGCCGCGCCGTCCTGGACCGCCTGGAGGCCGGTGAGCCGGTCCTCCTGGAGATCGACCTCCAGGGCGCCCGGCTGGTCCGCGAGTCGATGCCGGAGGCCCAGCTGGTCTTCCTGGCGCCGCCGAGCTGGGACGAGCTGGTCCGCCGGCTCACCGGCCGCGGCACCGAGGCGCCGGACGTCATCGAACGCCGCCTCGCCGCCGCCAAGGTGGAGCTCGCCGCGGAGTCCGAGTTCGACATCACCCTGGTCAACACCTCCGTCGAGGATGTAGCGCGCGAGCTGCTAGCCTTGATGAAAGTTGTTTGATCTTTAATCCCCTTCGGAAGGCAGACGTGTCCTCTTCCATCACCGCGCCCGAGGGCATCATCAACCCGCCGATTGATGAGCTGCTCGAAGCAACCGACTCGAAGTACAGCCTCGTGATCTACGCGGCCAAGCGCGCCCGTCAGATCAACGCGTACTACTCGCAGCTCGGTGAGGGCCTGCTGGAGTACGTCGGCCCGCTGGTGGACACCCACGTCCACGAGAAGCCGCTCTCCATCGCGCTTCGCGAGATCAACGCGGGTCTGCTGACCTCCGAGGCCATCGAGGGCCCGGCCCAGTAAGGCCCCGTACGTGTGACCACAGGCCCGGCAGAGCGACTGCCGGGCCTGTGGTGTGTCATAGGGGAGTACGTATCCGAATGCGGGGAGACGCGGTGGACAAGCCGAAGGTCGTTCTGGGGGTCAGCGGCGGGATCGCCGCCTACAAGGCGTGCGAGCTGCTGCGCAGACTGACCGAGTCCGGGCACGACACGCGCGTGGTGCCGACCGCGTCCGCGCTGCACTTCGTGGGCGCGGCCACCTGGTCCGCGCTCAGCGGGCACCCCGTCTCCACCGAGGTGTGGGACGACGTGCACCAGGTGCCGCACGTGCGCATCGGCCAGGAGGCCGACCTCGTGGTGGTCGCGCCCGCCACCGCCGACATGCTGGCCAAGGCGGCCCACGGCCTCGCCGACGACCTGCTCACCAACACCCTGCTCACCGCCCGCTGTCCGGTCGTCTTCGCGCCCGCCATGCACACCGAGATGTGGGAGCACCCCGCCACCCAGGAGAACGTGGCGACGCTGCGCCGCCGGGGCGCGGTCGTCATCGAGCCCGCGGTGGGCCGCCTCACCGGCGTGGACACCGGCAAGGGGCGGCTGCCCGACCCCGCCGAGAT includes:
- a CDS encoding dihydroorotase; its protein translation is MSKILIRGAKVLGGEVQDVLIDGETIAAVGSGLSDEGARVIEADGQVLLPGLVDLHTHLREPGREDSETVLTGTQAAARGGYTSVFAMANTFPVADTAGVVEQVWRLGREHGYCDVQPIGAVTVGLEGKQLAELGAMHDSAAGVTVFSDDGKCVDDAVIMRRALEYVKAFGGVVAQHAQEPRLTEGAQMNEGVVSAELGLGGWPAVAEESIIARDVLLAEHVGSRVHICHLSTAGSVEIVRWAKSRGIDVTAEVTPHHLLLTDELVRSYNPVYKVNPPLRTEADVMALREALADGTIDIVATDHAPHPHEDKDCEWAAAAMGMVGLETALSVVQHTMVDSGLMNWADVADRMSFKPARIGNADDHGRPVSAGEPANLTLVDPAYRGPVNPAGFASRSRNTPYEGRELPGRVTHTFLRGRATVADGKLA
- the carA gene encoding glutamine-hydrolyzing carbamoyl-phosphate synthase small subunit, which translates into the protein MTTSTRGAARVPAVLVLEDGRTFHGRAYGAVGVTFGEAVFSTGMTGYQETLTDPSYHRQVVVMTAPHVGNTGVNDEDPESGRIWVAGYVVRDPARVASNWRSQRSLDEELRRQGVVGISGIDTRALTRHLRERGAMRVGIFSGNALPDEGTMLTEVRQAPEMQGADLSAEVATKEAYVVPAIGEKKFTVAAVDLGIKGMTPHRMAERGIEVHVLPATATVEDVYAVSPDGVFFSNGPGDPATADGPVAVMKAVLERRTPLFGICFGNQILGRALGFGTYKLKYGHRGINQPVQDRTTGKVEVTAHNHGFAVDAPLDKVSETPFGRAEVSHVCLNDQVVEGLQLLDQPAFSVQYHPEAAAGPHDAAYLFDRFVSLMEAERA
- the carB gene encoding carbamoyl-phosphate synthase large subunit, yielding MPKRTDIQSVLVIGSGPIVIGQAAEFDYSGTQACRVLKAEGLRVILVNSNPATIMTDPEIADATYVEPITPEFVEKIIAKERPDALLPTLGGQTALNTAISMHEQGVLEKYGVELIGANVEAINKGEDRDLFKGVVEAVKAKIGYGESARSVICHSMDDVLKGVETLGGYPVVVRPSFTMGGAGSGFAHDEEELRRIAGQGLTLSPTTEVLLEESILGWKEYELELMRDTKDNVVVVCSIENFDPMGVHTGDSITVAPAMTLTDREYQRLRDIGIAIIREVGVDTGGCNIQFAIDPTDGRVIVIEMNPRVSRSSALASKATGFPIAKIAAKLAIGYTLDEVPNDITEKTPASFEPTLDYVVVKAPRFAFEKFPSADSTLTTTMKSVGEAMAIGRNFTEALQKALRSLEKKGSQFTFVGEVGEKAELLREAVRPTDGRINTVMQAIRAGATPEEVFDATRIDPWFVDQLFLIKEIADELTDADKLEPALLAEAKRHGFSDAQIAEIRGLREDVVREVRHALGVRPVYKTVDTCAAEFAAKTPYFYSSYDEESEVAPRTRPAVIILGSGPNRIGQGIEFDYSCVHASFALSEAGYETVMVNCNPETVSTDYDTSDRLYFEPLTLEDVLEIVHAESLAGPIAGVVVQLGGQTPLGLAQALKDNGVPVVGTSPEAIHAAEDRGAFGRVLAEAGLPAPKHGTATTFAGAKAIADEIGYPVLVRPSYVLGGRGMEIVYDETRLESYIAESTEISPTRPVLVDRFLDDAIEIDVDALYDGTELYLGGVMEHIEEAGIHSGDSACALPPITLGGFDIKRLRASTEAIAKGVGVRGLINIQFAMAGDILYVLEANPRASRTVPFTSKATAVPLAKAAARISLGATVAQLREEGLLPKNGDGGTLPLDAPISVKEAVMPWSRFRDVHGRGVDTVLGPEMRSTGEVMGIDSVFGTAYAKSQAGAYGPLPTKGRAFISVANRDKRTMIFPARELVAHGFELLATSGTAEVLRRNGINATVVRKLSEGEGPQGEKTIVQLIHDGQVDLIVNTPYGTGGRLDGYEIRTAAVARSVPCLTTVQALAAAVQGIDALNRGDVGVRSLQEHAEHLTAARD
- a CDS encoding quinone-dependent dihydroorotate dehydrogenase, yielding MYKLFFHLVFKRMDPEQAHHLAFRWIRLAARIPVLRTFVAAALAPRYRELRTEALGLRMHGPFGLAAGFDKNAVAVDGMAMLGFDHVEIGTVTGEPQPGNPKKRLFRLVQDRALINRMGFNNEGSAAVAERLAAREAVFRTTVGVNIGKTKVVPEEDAAADYVKSTERLAAHADYLVVNVSSPNTPGLRNLQATESLRPLLTAVREAADRTVTDRRVPLLVKIAPDLADEDVDAVADLAVELGLDGIIATNTTIAREGLGLKSDPALVKETGGLSGAPLKERSLEVLGRLYARVGDEITLIGVGGIETAEDAWQRILAGATLVQGYSAFIYQGPFWGRAIHKGLAARLAASPYATLAEAVGAETRKANA
- the pyrF gene encoding orotidine-5'-phosphate decarboxylase, with the translated sequence MSTSTPEPFGARLRRAMDERGPLCVGIDPHASLLADWGLSDDIDGLERFSRTVVEALADQVAVFKPQVAFFERFGSRGVAVLERTVADAREAGTLVLMDAKRGDIGSTMAAYAEAFLRPGSPLLSDALTVSPYLGYGSLGPAVELARETGAGLFVLALTSNPEGAEVQRAVREDGRSIGATMLAHLADENADAAPMGSFGAVVGATLGDLSTFDLDINGPLLAPGIGAQGATAADLPAVFGAAVANVVPNVSRGVLRHGPDLAGLRGSAARFADEIRAAVASV
- a CDS encoding integration host factor, translating into MALPPLTPEQRAAALEKAAAARRERAEVKNRLKHSGASLHDVIQQGQKNDVIGKMKVSALLESLPGVGKVRAKQIMERLGISESRRVRGLGSNQIASLEREFGGAGA
- the gmk gene encoding guanylate kinase; amino-acid sequence: MAATPRGSSPVPPDARPRLTVLSGPSGVGKSTVVAHMRKVHPEVWLSVSATTRKPRPGERNGVHYFFVDDEEFDKLVANGDLLEWAEFAGNRYGTPRRAVLDRLEAGEPVLLEIDLQGARLVRESMPEAQLVFLAPPSWDELVRRLTGRGTEAPDVIERRLAAAKVELAAESEFDITLVNTSVEDVARELLALMKVV
- the rpoZ gene encoding DNA-directed RNA polymerase subunit omega; this translates as MSSSITAPEGIINPPIDELLEATDSKYSLVIYAAKRARQINAYYSQLGEGLLEYVGPLVDTHVHEKPLSIALREINAGLLTSEAIEGPAQ